One region of Vibrio cidicii genomic DNA includes:
- a CDS encoding IS3 family transposase (programmed frameshift) — protein sequence MTNRTRRTFSAEFKLEAAQLVTEHGYSVIEAAKTMNVSKSAMDRWVRQLKQEQRGISPKASPLTPEQIEIRELKKRIANLEEHNEILKKGYCSLDVGLTEQFSMIEKLRKSFSVKTLCHVFSVHRSSYKYWRNRGKQLSPEQVKLHSIVSDMHEASHGSAGARTIADMVTNIEGIPLSRYRASKLMKLLGLVSCQSPKHKYRKAEQEHLEIPNLLGRQFAVTQPNQVWVGDVTYVWVGHRWMYLAVVMDLFARKPIGWAMSLSPDSKLTGKALMMAFESRGRPKGVMFHSDQGSHYTSRYYRQLLWRCQITQSLSRRGNCWDNAPMERFFRSLKSEWVPKAGYRSFAEAQQEIIRYIIGYYSQLRPHQYNGGLTPNESERLYWENSKTVANFS from the exons ATGACAAATCGCACAAGACGAACTTTTAGTGCAGAGTTCAAACTTGAAGCAGCACAATTAGTAACAGAGCATGGCTATTCGGTTATCGAAGCCGCTAAAACAATGAATGTCAGTAAATCAGCAATGGATCGCTGGGTACGACAGCTTAAGCAAGAGCAACGAGGTATATCGCCGAAAGCCTCTCCGCTTACGCCAGAACAAATAGAAATTCGTGAACTCAAGAAGAGAATCGCTAACCTTGAGGAGCACAATGAAATTTTAAAAAAGG GCTACTGCTCTCTTGATGTCGGACTCACTGAACAATTCTCGATGATCGAGAAACTCAGGAAGAGCTTTAGTGTAAAAACCTTATGCCATGTGTTCAGTGTTCATCGTAGTAGCTACAAGTATTGGCGTAACAGAGGCAAACAACTCTCGCCAGAGCAGGTGAAATTGCACTCTATTGTGAGTGACATGCATGAAGCTAGCCACGGCTCAGCAGGTGCACGTACGATTGCTGATATGGTAACCAATATTGAGGGCATACCGCTTAGCCGTTATCGAGCAAGTAAGCTAATGAAATTACTAGGCTTAGTAAGCTGCCAGTCACCTAAACATAAATACAGAAAGGCCGAACAAGAGCATCTTGAGATCCCCAATCTTTTAGGGCGGCAATTTGCTGTGACTCAACCGAATCAGGTTTGGGTTGGTGATGTCACCTATGTATGGGTTGGTCATCGTTGGATGTATTTGGCTGTTGTCATGGATCTGTTTGCACGAAAACCTATTGGTTGGGCAATGTCACTATCACCAGACAGCAAGCTCACTGGAAAAGCATTGATGATGGCCTTTGAATCTAGGGGCAGGCCCAAAGGGGTCATGTTCCACAGTGATCAGGGTAGCCATTATACGAGTCGCTATTATCGTCAGTTACTATGGCGTTGTCAGATTACACAAAGCTTATCAAGACGAGGCAATTGTTGGGATAATGCGCCGATGGAGCGCTTCTTTAGAAGCCTGAAAAGCGAATGGGTTCCCAAAGCGGGTTATCGTAGTTTTGCAGAGGCTCAACAAGAGATCATTCGATACATTATTGGATATTACAGCCAACTTAGGCCACATCAGTATAACGGTGGGTTAACGCCCAATGAATCGGAACGCTTGTATTGGGAAAACTCTAAAACTGTGGCCAATTTTAGTTGA
- a CDS encoding replication initiation protein codes for MMMNLSEIEKNGAANFSRLLVSPHATLQQQRIMASAVAAFVPTDKFLISALNSHMNNLEVDLIKIHKNVIKGDDRESELIELKKNDRLMENTYLESGEGSEPSIQWDQLGLLECASIFFCKHPSYLQFSFNLRDFVSYWSPDSRINIAPSRLSESIAQAASSTNFNTAFEYKYEKNGKRCRDVVPIFSRIQLIEGNEVVSVELNPRFMPFLVFYCQDLKRIGYTALPLYLVKSSKSEFTMRMWLVLLRRYHLDTGTSVREINVTIQELREEMGTTNRYKNGSDFCKHVVHKSLNEINEISQDPDVSEKALKIVTQKNGELFKVETRGRRIVGVSITIDPSGLANEKAKSKSKSKSKGKGRSRMDRLEKLINIEDTRTVEEEIMAIKRGSVGSKEQAKASFKSQPEIMNNSEPKPDGIEPTSDDVALKEVTDTSVDERATKVPEKPKAERDSDLFSNLSENSLF; via the coding sequence ATGATGATGAATTTAAGTGAAATTGAGAAAAACGGCGCAGCAAATTTTAGCCGATTGCTAGTTTCCCCTCATGCAACACTCCAGCAACAGCGAATTATGGCATCCGCAGTTGCTGCGTTTGTTCCTACCGATAAGTTTTTGATTAGTGCATTAAATAGCCACATGAACAACCTTGAGGTTGATTTAATTAAAATTCACAAGAATGTAATTAAGGGCGATGATCGAGAATCTGAGTTAATCGAGTTAAAGAAAAATGATCGATTAATGGAAAATACGTACCTAGAGTCTGGAGAGGGAAGTGAACCTTCTATTCAATGGGATCAGTTAGGTCTGCTTGAGTGTGCGAGTATATTTTTTTGTAAACACCCTAGCTATCTGCAATTTAGCTTTAATTTACGCGATTTTGTCAGCTATTGGTCGCCAGATTCACGTATAAATATAGCCCCTAGCAGGTTATCTGAGAGTATAGCGCAGGCTGCATCTAGTACGAATTTTAACACCGCATTTGAATACAAATATGAGAAAAATGGAAAAAGGTGCAGGGATGTAGTTCCAATTTTTAGTCGCATTCAATTGATTGAGGGTAATGAGGTCGTTTCGGTTGAGTTAAATCCTAGATTTATGCCATTTTTGGTTTTTTACTGCCAAGATTTGAAGCGTATCGGTTATACAGCACTGCCTCTTTATCTAGTTAAAAGTTCTAAATCAGAATTTACTATGAGAATGTGGTTGGTTCTTTTACGTAGATATCATTTAGATACAGGAACATCAGTTAGAGAAATTAATGTAACTATTCAGGAGTTACGAGAGGAGATGGGGACAACTAATCGATACAAAAATGGTAGTGATTTTTGCAAACATGTTGTACATAAATCATTAAATGAAATTAACGAAATTTCTCAAGATCCTGATGTGTCAGAAAAAGCACTTAAAATTGTAACTCAAAAGAATGGCGAATTGTTTAAGGTCGAAACCAGAGGGCGCAGAATTGTCGGTGTCTCTATAACTATTGATCCATCAGGATTAGCAAATGAGAAGGCTAAATCTAAGAGTAAGAGTAAGAGTAAGGGCAAGGGTAGATCTAGGATGGATAGGTTGGAAAAACTCATAAATATCGAGGATACCAGAACGGTTGAGGAGGAAATAATGGCGATTAAAAGGGGTAGTGTTGGTAGCAAAGAACAAGCCAAAGCGTCATTTAAATCCCAACCCGAAATTATGAATAATAGTGAGCCTAAACCTGATGGTATCGAGCCTACATCTGACGATGTTGCTTTAAAGGAAGTTACAGATACGAGTGTGGACGAAAGAGCTACTAAGGTTCCAGAGAAACCTAAGGCCGAAAGGGATTCCGATCTATTCTCCAATTTAAGTGAAAATAGCCTGTTTTAA
- a CDS encoding recombinase family protein, giving the protein MRNIPKIYNYARVSTTKQLKGVGLETQQQRSVLERLSQEYSLPIHDEDFVDEGLSAYHGSHKDGEFGVILSRIESGEIAHGSILVIFSLDRISREATNVAMAQLLDFINNGVRVYTHIDDKMYDSSSKHLFIDLMYSFLTMERANEESRTKSKRIIAAQKIALKHWKDTGKPQGALGRSPFWIDQPTNTLNINAEGVKKAVEMKLAGYGDLKIKQYLDANFEYKQTRTKGTVKQSNTWDYTAISQLWANRSLIGEKTFHIEGVSHVLENYYPPIIDEATLRKLKMCKSKKRGRNTSSGKIPLLKRLARCGICGGAMVFVDKGGDRVNYVCNCSGQLKLATVLEFSQYKRSDSLGVNPPLY; this is encoded by the coding sequence ATGAGAAATATCCCTAAAATCTATAATTACGCTCGCGTCAGTACTACTAAGCAGCTCAAAGGCGTTGGTTTAGAAACACAGCAACAGAGAAGTGTCCTTGAACGTCTATCGCAAGAGTATAGTCTTCCTATTCATGACGAGGACTTCGTCGACGAGGGGTTAAGCGCCTACCATGGCAGCCACAAAGATGGTGAGTTTGGGGTTATTTTATCTCGTATTGAGAGTGGTGAAATAGCGCATGGGAGCATCCTAGTAATTTTTTCTCTCGACCGAATTTCCAGAGAGGCTACAAATGTCGCAATGGCTCAACTACTGGACTTCATCAATAATGGCGTAAGAGTGTATACGCACATCGATGATAAAATGTACGACTCGAGCAGCAAGCACCTTTTCATAGATCTTATGTATTCCTTTTTGACAATGGAGCGTGCTAACGAAGAATCTAGAACTAAGTCGAAGCGTATAATTGCGGCGCAGAAGATCGCTTTAAAGCATTGGAAAGATACAGGTAAGCCACAAGGAGCACTAGGACGCTCACCATTCTGGATAGATCAACCTACAAATACTCTTAATATCAATGCCGAAGGTGTAAAAAAAGCGGTTGAAATGAAACTTGCAGGTTACGGGGACTTAAAAATTAAACAGTACCTTGATGCAAATTTCGAGTACAAGCAAACACGAACAAAGGGTACTGTAAAACAATCGAATACATGGGATTATACTGCTATCAGTCAGCTATGGGCTAATCGTTCATTGATTGGGGAAAAAACCTTTCATATAGAAGGTGTCAGCCATGTTTTGGAAAATTACTATCCCCCCATAATTGATGAAGCCACATTACGTAAACTTAAAATGTGTAAATCCAAAAAACGAGGAAGGAATACAAGTAGTGGCAAAATACCATTACTAAAACGTCTTGCTCGTTGTGGTATTTGTGGAGGAGCGATGGTTTTTGTGGATAAAGGTGGCGACAGAGTAAATTATGTGTGCAACTGTAGTGGTCAACTAAAATTGGCCACAGTTTTAGAGTTTTCCCAATACAAGCGTTCCGATTCATTGGGCGTTAACCCACCGTTATACTGA
- a CDS encoding DUF3820 family protein gives MLEKENLLKLARMPMPYGKYAGRMLIDLPEAYLLWFANKKQFPSGELGDLMQLCLALKIEGLDSVVKPLKYEKYP, from the coding sequence ATGCTGGAAAAAGAGAACTTACTAAAATTGGCGCGTATGCCGATGCCCTATGGCAAATATGCTGGGCGAATGCTGATCGATCTACCGGAAGCTTATTTGCTCTGGTTTGCCAATAAAAAACAGTTTCCTTCGGGAGAGTTGGGTGATTTAATGCAGCTATGTTTAGCCCTCAAGATTGAGGGCTTAGATTCTGTAGTGAAGCCCCTTAAGTATGAGAAATATCCCTAA
- a CDS encoding cysteine-rich CWC family protein, whose amino-acid sequence MKSACIGACKNNGGICQGCHRTMAEIVNWASSSDQQREHILSQLAGQEATHQCPSCHQPTHCDISAGKSTCWCFDLEEREIATELKGKSCLCRRCLEKTPLV is encoded by the coding sequence ATGAAATCAGCGTGTATCGGCGCATGCAAAAATAATGGTGGGATTTGCCAAGGTTGCCATCGCACCATGGCGGAAATTGTCAATTGGGCATCCAGCAGCGATCAGCAAAGAGAGCACATTTTGTCACAACTTGCAGGCCAAGAGGCCACCCATCAATGTCCAAGTTGCCACCAACCAACCCATTGTGACATCAGCGCGGGCAAATCGACCTGTTGGTGTTTCGATTTAGAAGAAAGAGAGATCGCCACAGAGTTAAAAGGCAAAAGCTGCTTGTGTCGTCGCTGCCTCGAAAAAACACCGCTCGTCTAA
- a CDS encoding insulinase family protein: MSMTCALSPAHAEIETLSLTPEQNWMPTTDLSLPRQMKIGTLENHIRYVLMPSRRSKEAVAIRLGVGKERRAQRLYSKQALLSEQPLADALREVLEQVGSKQTLITGDQEEVTLILVGDFRTRDAEDAIDRVFADVKLVKKSQPSTTQLAAAQPESVEQTPSILVATRTSTDALFDLDEDSKMSRKESLSRQLANQVLAKRIENALVTDAEQEKVAVSVEEEKAAGRLSTKALIEFAQQPDWMQAKDIIAKVIDYTKNGTISAQEFSDEVQQMHQRLKANLQQDISVQADEIALAVHRKQIYLQPSDELRLFEFHVAHMTEADLNQSAIQIWSSDIATMVQPAVSN; encoded by the coding sequence ATGTCGATGACTTGTGCTCTTTCTCCTGCCCACGCAGAGATTGAAACACTCTCATTGACACCAGAACAAAACTGGATGCCAACCACCGACCTCAGCCTGCCAAGACAGATGAAAATCGGTACGCTGGAAAACCACATTCGTTACGTACTGATGCCGTCACGTCGCAGTAAAGAGGCTGTCGCTATTCGCTTAGGGGTGGGGAAAGAGCGCCGCGCACAACGTTTGTACAGCAAGCAAGCGCTATTGAGTGAGCAACCGCTGGCGGATGCGCTGCGTGAAGTACTAGAACAAGTGGGCAGTAAGCAAACCCTGATCACCGGTGATCAAGAAGAGGTTACGCTGATTCTGGTTGGCGATTTTAGAACGCGTGACGCTGAAGATGCGATTGATCGTGTTTTTGCTGATGTTAAACTCGTGAAGAAATCGCAGCCATCGACCACGCAGCTTGCTGCCGCGCAGCCAGAGAGTGTGGAGCAAACACCGAGCATTTTGGTTGCAACGCGCACATCGACCGACGCACTGTTTGATTTGGATGAAGACAGCAAAATGAGCCGTAAGGAATCGCTGTCGCGCCAATTGGCAAATCAGGTGTTGGCCAAACGGATTGAAAATGCGCTCGTGACTGATGCCGAGCAAGAAAAAGTTGCGGTGTCCGTCGAAGAAGAAAAAGCGGCGGGGCGTTTATCAACCAAAGCGTTAATTGAGTTCGCCCAGCAGCCAGATTGGATGCAAGCCAAAGATATCATCGCGAAAGTGATTGATTACACGAAAAATGGCACCATCAGTGCGCAGGAATTCAGTGACGAAGTGCAGCAAATGCATCAACGTTTAAAAGCAAACTTACAGCAGGATATCAGCGTGCAAGCGGATGAGATTGCGCTTGCTGTGCATCGTAAACAGATTTATCTCCAGCCTTCGGATGAGCTACGTCTGTTTGAATTTCACGTTGCCCACATGACCGAAGCGGATCTCAACCAGTCGGCGATTCAAATTTGGTCTTCCGACATCGCAACCATGGTGCAACCAGCCGTAAGCAACTGA
- a CDS encoding SRPBCC family protein, giving the protein MPECRVSRSIHVEKSVEKTIDYISDFTTWPKWSPWLILEPNSEVTFSTFQQQPGAYYTWKGKRIGQGRMELAHLYDNQLVYRLHFLKPFKSYAEVRFNLTPSGSGCKVEWQYRGHLPWYLFFLKSFIRNMLRMDYDRGLRMLKSALETGRVDSKVRELGERVLPETHYIGVWGSATLDEIATLAKRHTDNLNDYVALHNIKACGEQFTLYQSMSMRKRRFDFITCLPVSEPMPAAEKFVAGTIPAGLIFAVEHQGEYQFLGNAWAFAASLTRAKKFKVKSRPLGIEKYLDTPNEVAPDQLRTEVMLFKKG; this is encoded by the coding sequence ATGCCTGAATGTCGCGTTAGCCGCAGTATCCACGTCGAAAAAAGTGTCGAGAAAACCATCGACTACATTAGCGATTTCACCACCTGGCCGAAATGGTCACCATGGCTGATCTTAGAGCCAAACAGTGAAGTGACATTCAGCACTTTTCAGCAGCAACCGGGTGCTTACTACACTTGGAAAGGTAAACGTATTGGCCAAGGGCGAATGGAACTGGCGCATCTATACGACAACCAATTGGTGTACCGTCTCCACTTTCTCAAACCGTTTAAAAGCTACGCTGAAGTACGTTTTAATCTCACGCCCTCGGGCTCAGGTTGTAAAGTGGAATGGCAGTATCGCGGCCACCTGCCGTGGTATCTGTTTTTTCTCAAGAGCTTTATTCGTAACATGCTGCGTATGGACTATGACCGAGGCTTGCGCATGCTAAAAAGTGCGCTAGAAACCGGGCGTGTTGACAGTAAAGTTCGAGAGCTGGGCGAACGAGTTCTACCCGAAACCCACTATATTGGCGTTTGGGGTTCGGCAACGTTGGACGAAATTGCCACGCTGGCAAAGCGCCATACGGATAACCTTAATGATTACGTGGCGCTACACAATATCAAAGCATGTGGCGAGCAATTTACGCTCTATCAATCTATGTCAATGCGTAAACGGCGTTTCGATTTCATTACCTGTCTGCCCGTTTCTGAACCAATGCCTGCAGCGGAGAAGTTTGTCGCGGGCACGATTCCCGCGGGACTCATTTTTGCGGTGGAACATCAAGGCGAATATCAATTTCTTGGCAATGCTTGGGCCTTTGCTGCATCACTAACGCGTGCTAAGAAATTTAAAGTTAAATCCCGCCCGCTGGGCATTGAAAAGTATCTCGATACTCCAAATGAAGTCGCTCCAGACCAATTGCGTACGGAAGTGATGCTATTTAAAAAGGGCTAA
- the yegD gene encoding molecular chaperone, producing the protein MFIGFDYGTANCSIAVMQEGEPQLLPLEGDSYYIPSTLSAPSRESVSEHLFRHRNIKPFDAIGEQLLRRSIKENREESIELHAQDVAFGQAALDRYLADPRDLYYVKSPKSFLGASGLHDIQLSFFEDLVCAMMANIRQNGEKNTQTAIESAVIGRPVNFHGRGGEVANRQAESILRRAAQRAGFKQIEFQFEPVAAGLEYEATLTQNQTVLVVDIGGGTTDCSLLEMGPTWRGQKDRSASLLAHTGQRVGGNDLDIHLAFRQLMTPFGFGSKALSGIDMPRTQFWNPIAINNVQAQNEFYSRQNLAALKTLHKEAQEPEKLARLLQVYHETLGYQITRRAEEAKIVLSEQDICRLSLNLLSETLEVEIERQEMIAAIEVPKLKMVELVREAVAQGGKQPDVIFMTGGSARSPVLREAIESELPNIPLVSGNYFGSVTAGLARWAQVCFA; encoded by the coding sequence ATGTTTATTGGCTTTGATTATGGTACGGCAAATTGCTCGATTGCAGTGATGCAAGAGGGCGAGCCACAACTGCTCCCGCTTGAAGGTGACAGCTACTACATCCCGTCAACGCTATCGGCACCCAGTCGAGAATCGGTATCCGAGCACCTTTTTCGCCATCGCAACATTAAACCGTTTGATGCCATCGGTGAACAACTGCTGCGTCGTTCAATCAAGGAAAACCGTGAAGAGAGTATCGAGCTTCACGCGCAAGATGTCGCCTTCGGTCAAGCCGCGCTGGATCGCTATTTAGCCGATCCGCGTGATCTCTATTACGTAAAGTCACCGAAATCGTTTTTGGGTGCGTCCGGTTTGCATGATATCCAACTGAGTTTTTTTGAAGATTTGGTGTGCGCCATGATGGCGAATATTCGCCAAAACGGCGAGAAAAATACACAAACGGCGATTGAAAGTGCGGTCATTGGTCGTCCGGTTAACTTTCATGGCCGTGGCGGTGAAGTGGCGAATCGTCAGGCAGAAAGTATTTTACGCCGCGCTGCGCAGCGGGCTGGGTTTAAACAGATAGAATTCCAGTTCGAGCCTGTTGCTGCCGGGTTGGAATACGAAGCGACTTTGACGCAAAATCAAACGGTGTTGGTGGTGGACATCGGCGGCGGCACCACCGACTGCTCATTGCTCGAAATGGGGCCGACATGGCGGGGTCAGAAAGATCGCAGCGCCAGTTTGCTTGCCCACACCGGGCAGCGAGTGGGCGGAAACGATCTCGATATTCATCTGGCATTTCGTCAACTGATGACGCCATTTGGCTTTGGTAGTAAAGCGCTCAGTGGCATTGATATGCCGAGAACGCAGTTCTGGAATCCGATCGCGATTAACAATGTGCAAGCGCAAAATGAGTTTTACTCGCGACAGAATTTAGCAGCGTTAAAGACACTGCATAAAGAAGCACAAGAGCCAGAAAAACTGGCGAGACTGCTGCAGGTTTACCATGAGACGCTGGGTTATCAAATCACGCGTCGCGCCGAAGAGGCGAAAATTGTGTTGTCGGAACAAGACATATGTCGCCTGTCGCTCAATCTGCTATCGGAAACGCTTGAAGTGGAGATTGAACGTCAAGAGATGATCGCCGCGATTGAAGTACCGAAACTCAAAATGGTCGAGTTGGTGCGTGAGGCGGTCGCGCAAGGTGGCAAACAACCAGACGTTATCTTTATGACGGGCGGCTCTGCGCGTTCTCCAGTGCTGCGAGAGGCAATCGAAAGTGAGCTGCCGAATATTCCTTTGGTCAGCGGCAACTATTTCGGCTCAGTCACGGCGGGCCTCGCGCGCTGGGCGCAGGTGTGTTTTGCTTAA
- a CDS encoding DUF3369 domain-containing protein, which produces MDLFADHRAENGKAVSETIDLQRSHQPWKVLLVDDDQQMHQITRLALSGFQFQERSLELISAYSGVEARRILQEQQDIAVAFVDVVMETEHAGLELVRFIRETLDNRLIRLVLRTGQAGQAPEDVVIKEYEIDDYKEKTELTTQKLKTVLYSMLRSYRDLCLIEEQKQGLSRVIQASAFVQNTTTLQTYASSVLAQLTSLLKLEKSALYCIVKPGPQGEESRALTLAATGSYVDFCAKCEFDMLPDVVAERCQQALLSKQTMNYGDAFVLYSHDEQGVDSLLYVNLNKNLDEFDLQLLELYMQNIGLTFENLNLMLDIRETSKELVYNLANAVEARSRETGAHVQRVSLFAEKLAQLYGLSEYDSSMIKHASPLHDIGKVAIPDAILHKPGKLDADEWSEMQRHVEYGVEILSKSKRRLISVGREIAASHHEKWDGSGYPNRLSGEAIPISGRIVALADVFDALGSKRSYKEPWSDEDILQEIIAQKGKHFDPKLVELFLDNISDFIAIRNSNPD; this is translated from the coding sequence ATGGATTTATTTGCTGACCATCGTGCAGAAAATGGTAAAGCTGTCAGTGAGACGATTGATTTACAACGCAGCCATCAACCTTGGAAAGTGTTGCTCGTCGATGACGACCAGCAGATGCACCAGATAACGCGTCTTGCTTTATCTGGTTTTCAGTTTCAGGAGCGCAGTTTAGAACTCATTTCGGCTTATTCTGGCGTCGAAGCTCGGCGAATTTTGCAAGAACAGCAAGATATCGCGGTGGCGTTTGTTGACGTGGTCATGGAAACTGAGCACGCGGGCTTAGAGTTGGTGAGGTTTATCCGAGAAACCTTAGATAACCGCTTGATACGTTTGGTGTTGCGAACCGGGCAAGCAGGGCAAGCACCGGAAGATGTGGTGATCAAAGAGTATGAAATTGATGACTACAAAGAGAAAACCGAGTTAACCACGCAAAAATTAAAGACAGTGCTCTATTCAATGCTGCGTTCTTATCGCGACTTGTGTTTAATTGAAGAACAAAAACAAGGGCTTAGTCGTGTAATTCAGGCTTCTGCTTTTGTGCAAAATACCACCACCTTACAAACTTATGCCTCGTCGGTTTTAGCGCAGCTTACTTCATTACTAAAGCTGGAAAAATCGGCGCTCTATTGCATTGTCAAACCCGGTCCTCAAGGGGAAGAGTCGCGTGCTTTAACACTCGCTGCGACGGGATCCTACGTCGATTTCTGCGCTAAGTGTGAGTTTGATATGCTGCCAGACGTGGTAGCGGAGCGTTGCCAACAAGCTTTGCTCAGCAAGCAAACCATGAACTATGGCGATGCATTTGTGCTCTACAGCCATGATGAGCAGGGCGTCGATAGCCTGTTGTATGTCAATCTCAATAAGAACTTAGATGAGTTTGACTTACAGTTACTGGAACTGTACATGCAGAACATCGGCCTGACTTTTGAAAATCTCAACCTGATGCTCGATATTCGCGAAACCTCCAAAGAGTTGGTGTACAACTTGGCCAACGCGGTTGAGGCGAGAAGCCGCGAAACGGGTGCGCACGTGCAGCGTGTTTCGCTATTTGCGGAGAAATTAGCTCAGCTTTACGGCTTAAGCGAGTACGACAGTAGCATGATCAAACACGCTTCGCCGTTACATGACATTGGCAAAGTGGCGATTCCCGATGCGATTTTGCATAAACCAGGCAAGTTGGATGCAGATGAGTGGAGTGAGATGCAGCGTCATGTCGAGTACGGCGTTGAGATATTGAGCAAGTCTAAGCGACGTTTGATTTCTGTCGGCAGAGAAATTGCCGCCTCACACCATGAAAAATGGGATGGGTCGGGTTATCCCAACCGATTGAGCGGAGAGGCGATTCCGATTAGTGGGCGCATCGTCGCTTTGGCGGATGTGTTTGATGCGCTAGGTTCGAAACGCAGTTACAAAGAGCCGTGGAGTGACGAAGATATTCTACAAGAGATCATCGCGCAAAAAGGCAAACACTTTGACCCCAAACTGGTTGAGCTTTTTCTTGATAACATCAGTGACTTTATCGCAATACGTAACAGTAATCCTGACTAG
- a CDS encoding DOPA 4,5-dioxygenase family protein, with the protein MFHAHVYYPLNRRSEAAELHEKIRRERKDVLQIFPLVDRLVGPHKMPMFELHFRDNQKGLIEWLDTQRGGFSVLIHPVSEEELLDHTERAQWLGTNLGIFEEIF; encoded by the coding sequence ATGTTCCACGCACACGTTTACTATCCGTTAAATCGTCGCTCTGAGGCGGCTGAGTTGCACGAGAAAATTCGCCGCGAGCGTAAAGATGTTTTACAAATATTTCCGCTGGTGGATCGCTTAGTCGGTCCACACAAGATGCCCATGTTTGAGCTGCACTTTCGTGACAACCAAAAGGGGCTGATTGAGTGGCTGGACACTCAGCGCGGTGGTTTTTCGGTCCTTATTCACCCGGTAAGTGAAGAGGAGTTGCTCGATCATACCGAGCGCGCTCAGTGGCTTGGGACCAACCTTGGCATTTTTGAAGAGATATTCTAA
- the add gene encoding adenosine deaminase: MNYFDLPKIDLHCHLDGSVRPQTIIDLADEQNLTLPTRDIAQIQQMMIAPETCPNLDEYLKRFELPGMVMQTAQALERISFELFEDAAKENVKYMEVRFGPLLHQVKGLSLDEIMQSVVRGMKRAEAQYDIHGNYILSILRTMPKDQIKAVLEAGAKHISKEESGIVAFDLAGSELPGFCHEFIPYAQYAKSLGYHVTIHAGEQGAGQNVHDAIALLGAERVGHGIFIHNHPQAYQLVKDEAVALETCPSSNVQTKAVNSLSEHPIKAFHKDGIAVTINTDNRTVSNTTMSNEVRKVMETFDLTEQEYFEIYRVSVESAFTSNSVKAHLMSFAK; this comes from the coding sequence ATGAATTACTTTGACCTGCCTAAGATCGATTTGCACTGCCACTTGGACGGAAGCGTACGCCCGCAGACGATCATCGACTTGGCCGATGAGCAAAACCTCACCCTGCCAACTCGCGACATCGCGCAAATTCAGCAGATGATGATTGCCCCAGAAACCTGCCCTAACCTAGATGAGTATCTGAAACGTTTTGAACTGCCCGGCATGGTAATGCAAACCGCACAAGCCTTGGAGCGTATCTCGTTCGAATTGTTTGAAGATGCCGCGAAAGAAAACGTCAAATACATGGAAGTGCGATTTGGCCCTTTGCTGCATCAGGTGAAAGGTTTGTCGCTGGACGAAATCATGCAAAGTGTGGTTCGTGGCATGAAACGCGCCGAAGCGCAGTACGACATTCATGGCAACTATATTCTCTCTATCTTACGTACCATGCCGAAAGATCAAATCAAGGCAGTGCTTGAGGCTGGCGCAAAACACATTAGCAAAGAAGAGAGCGGTATTGTGGCATTTGACTTAGCCGGCAGTGAACTTCCTGGCTTCTGCCACGAGTTTATCCCCTACGCACAATACGCCAAATCTCTTGGTTACCACGTCACTATTCACGCGGGTGAACAAGGCGCTGGGCAAAACGTTCATGATGCGATCGCGCTACTGGGTGCCGAGCGTGTTGGCCACGGCATTTTTATTCATAACCATCCACAAGCCTATCAATTGGTGAAAGATGAAGCGGTGGCACTGGAAACTTGCCCAAGCAGCAACGTGCAAACCAAAGCCGTAAACAGTTTGAGTGAACACCCGATCAAAGCCTTCCATAAAGATGGCATTGCCGTGACGATCAACACCGACAACCGCACAGTTTCCAACACCACCATGAGCAATGAAGTGCGTAAAGTGATGGAAACGTTCGACCTCACTGAGCAAGAGTATTTCGAGATTTACCGAGTCAGTGTGGAGAGTGCGTTCACCTCTAATTCGGTTAAAGCGCACCTGATGAGCTTTGCCAAATAA